The Pseudanabaena galeata CCNP1313 genome has a segment encoding these proteins:
- a CDS encoding zinc-binding dehydrogenase produces MSKIRAVVVDPTVTGRLVLREFDAPNPAPHEALVRVASISLNRGEVRRSTTADAGWRPGWDLAGVVETAAADGSGPNQGARVVGLLRFGAWGELVAVPTETLAELPDSVSFAQAATLPVAGLTAYHALLQGGSLLEKPVLITAATGGVGNFAIQLAKLSGARVVAHIRKPEDEALVKAAGADAVVLGEDLSNDKFGPYHLIAESVGGKVLGDALGLIAPDGVLVSFGTSGGGEVTFNASRFYGIGGAKLYGLILFRELKAVESAAIGLNRLGNLVATGQIRTPISIEASWTKVAEVAQQLLDRQYSGKAVLHIAD; encoded by the coding sequence ATGAGTAAAATTCGAGCCGTTGTCGTCGATCCCACTGTTACAGGAAGATTGGTTCTCCGTGAATTCGATGCACCTAATCCTGCCCCCCATGAAGCATTGGTGCGAGTGGCATCCATTTCGCTGAATCGTGGAGAAGTCAGGCGATCGACCACAGCCGACGCAGGTTGGCGACCAGGATGGGATTTAGCTGGCGTAGTCGAAACTGCTGCTGCCGATGGTTCGGGTCCAAATCAAGGAGCAAGGGTTGTGGGCTTGTTGCGCTTTGGGGCTTGGGGAGAATTGGTAGCAGTTCCCACCGAAACCTTGGCAGAATTACCTGATTCAGTCTCCTTTGCCCAAGCCGCAACATTACCTGTGGCGGGGTTAACTGCCTATCATGCGCTTTTGCAAGGCGGTTCACTGTTAGAGAAGCCCGTACTAATCACGGCGGCGACAGGGGGTGTGGGCAATTTTGCGATCCAGTTAGCCAAACTATCGGGAGCGCGAGTGGTTGCCCATATTCGCAAACCAGAGGATGAAGCCTTGGTCAAAGCGGCTGGAGCCGATGCAGTGGTGCTGGGAGAAGACCTTAGCAATGACAAATTTGGTCCCTATCATCTGATTGCGGAATCAGTGGGCGGTAAAGTACTTGGCGATGCCCTCGGTTTGATCGCGCCCGATGGAGTACTTGTGTCGTTTGGAACCTCTGGTGGCGGTGAAGTGACCTTCAATGCGTCGCGGTTTTATGGTATCGGCGGTGCGAAGCTGTACGGATTGATTTTATTCCGAGAACTAAAGGCAGTGGAATCCGCAGCGATCGGGCTGAATCGGTTAGGAAATCTCGTTGCCACGGGTCAAATTCGCACGCCTATTAGCATAGAAGCTTCGTGGACAAAGGTTGCCGAAGTCGCTCAGCAGCTACTCGATCGCCAGTATTCAGGTAAAGCCGTCCTGCACATTGCGGATTAA
- a CDS encoding NAD(P)-dependent oxidoreductase yields the protein MTLQKVGILSPGDMGQAIAIVLSQHGLHTLAALDGRSDRTRQLAAEAKIEDVGSLKNLVIEADLILSVLVPSAATEAAEQIAPIIRAVGKPLLYVDANAIAPDRVKRIGQIITEAGGQFVDASIIGPPPRVPDQTRIYASGTHANQLLPLRDYGLDIRVIGDEIGQASGLKMCYAALTKGLTAIGTELLIAAHELGLDAPLEAELTNSQSGLLNHLSRTIPGMTPKAHRWIGEMEEIADTFKSLGLTEYIFQGAADIYRLVKDTSLGKETPEERDRDRSLSQVITTLANEIKK from the coding sequence ATGACACTGCAAAAGGTTGGCATTTTGAGTCCAGGTGACATGGGACAGGCGATCGCCATCGTGCTTTCCCAACATGGATTGCATACCTTGGCAGCTCTAGACGGTCGCAGCGATCGCACGCGCCAGTTAGCGGCTGAGGCAAAGATTGAGGATGTTGGCTCGCTCAAAAATCTGGTAATCGAAGCCGATCTGATCCTGTCGGTGCTGGTTCCATCTGCTGCCACAGAAGCCGCAGAGCAAATTGCGCCAATAATTCGGGCAGTCGGTAAACCATTGCTCTATGTCGATGCAAATGCGATCGCCCCCGACCGCGTTAAACGAATTGGGCAGATTATCACGGAAGCAGGTGGGCAGTTTGTGGATGCATCGATTATTGGTCCACCACCACGGGTTCCCGACCAGACCCGCATTTATGCCTCTGGCACTCACGCAAATCAACTGCTTCCCCTGCGAGACTATGGACTGGATATTCGCGTCATTGGCGATGAAATTGGACAGGCTTCGGGACTAAAGATGTGTTACGCCGCCCTAACCAAAGGATTAACCGCGATCGGCACTGAACTGCTGATTGCGGCGCATGAACTGGGCTTAGATGCTCCCTTAGAAGCGGAACTAACCAATAGTCAATCAGGATTGTTGAACCATTTAAGCCGAACGATTCCAGGGATGACACCAAAGGCGCATCGCTGGATTGGGGAAATGGAAGAGATTGCCGATACGTTTAAATCACTGGGTTTAACGGAATATATCTTCCAAGGTGCGGCAGATATCTATCGCTTAGTCAAAGATACCTCCCTCGGCAAAGAAACTCCAGAGGAACGCGATCGCGATCGCTCCCTCTCTCAAGTCATCACGACCTTAGCAAACGAAATCAAGAAATAA
- a CDS encoding relaxase/mobilization nuclease domain-containing protein, producing MIGKIIKGRGFRGCLSYVLEKTGAEIIDTNMDGDSPRSLATEFSLSRQLRPMLNQVVCHVSLSLSPDEHLNNASWQQVIAQYLKDMDFSNNQYVAVKHTDTANHEHVHLVTSRVKMDGSVVSDSWDWTRSQKSIRKLEMDFGLASVPSSRTSDRQEETYRHIEKERISGKPTVKKQLANKISAALAYTKSLPDFIEQLNRDQIRVKVERDHEGKPRGIAYKYEGVRLSGSSIGKAYSLPRILKQLEISASEIVKPNIYNLKPHISQVIMEQIKAGMAMPQFIEQLRQSGVDAHVKYTRNKKVKGISYSFGDNSIQGNELGKEFSWGGLQKYLQVSYDPVRDMPIILKMQGANSKATSQESSPQASEGLPDSLFAELALELERLRSLQLPNPIQPENVLENKISITPEHEGMDKAHLVAALCHQLLNELGADNFGETGKNSYRIQRSGDALTVENLRGDRQIILQVKGQEIEFANLSEFDIQQFEQAWEHRSQALQQSIDSQAKIV from the coding sequence ATGATCGGTAAAATCATTAAGGGTAGAGGCTTTCGGGGATGCCTGTCCTATGTGCTGGAAAAAACTGGTGCAGAAATTATTGACACAAATATGGATGGTGATAGCCCTCGTAGTCTTGCGACTGAGTTTTCCCTATCTCGACAGTTACGACCAATGCTCAATCAAGTAGTTTGTCATGTTTCTCTCAGCCTTAGTCCTGATGAACATCTTAACAATGCTTCTTGGCAGCAGGTGATCGCCCAATATCTCAAAGACATGGATTTTAGCAATAATCAGTATGTCGCTGTGAAGCACACCGATACAGCAAATCATGAGCATGTTCATTTAGTTACCAGTCGAGTGAAGATGGATGGCTCCGTTGTCTCAGATAGCTGGGATTGGACGCGCAGCCAAAAATCGATCCGAAAACTGGAAATGGATTTTGGATTAGCATCAGTTCCGTCAAGTCGGACAAGCGATCGCCAAGAGGAAACCTATCGCCACATTGAAAAGGAGAGAATATCAGGCAAACCTACGGTCAAGAAGCAACTTGCTAACAAGATTAGTGCTGCTTTGGCTTATACCAAGTCACTACCAGACTTTATAGAGCAGCTAAATCGCGATCAAATTCGCGTAAAAGTTGAACGCGATCACGAGGGCAAGCCTAGAGGCATTGCTTACAAATACGAGGGAGTTAGGCTGTCTGGCTCAAGCATAGGCAAAGCATACTCGTTGCCGCGTATTTTGAAACAATTGGAAATTTCGGCTAGCGAAATTGTAAAACCTAATATCTATAACCTGAAGCCTCATATATCGCAGGTAATCATGGAGCAGATAAAAGCAGGAATGGCTATGCCCCAGTTTATTGAGCAGCTTCGACAATCAGGAGTGGATGCTCATGTCAAATACACCCGCAATAAGAAGGTTAAGGGTATTTCCTATAGTTTTGGAGATAACAGCATTCAAGGTAATGAATTAGGAAAAGAGTTTAGCTGGGGCGGACTCCAGAAGTATTTGCAGGTAAGTTACGATCCAGTGCGGGATATGCCAATTATTCTAAAGATGCAGGGCGCTAATTCTAAAGCGACAAGTCAAGAATCTTCTCCTCAAGCATCCGAAGGACTACCAGATAGTTTATTTGCCGAGCTTGCGCTGGAACTAGAAAGACTGCGATCTCTACAATTACCCAACCCAATTCAGCCTGAGAATGTGCTTGAAAATAAGATCTCAATCACCCCAGAACATGAAGGCATGGATAAGGCTCATCTTGTCGCCGCGCTCTGCCATCAACTCCTCAATGAGCTAGGGGCTGATAATTTTGGAGAAACGGGCAAGAATTCTTACCGTATTCAACGAAGTGGAGATGCTCTGACAGTTGAGAATTTACGAGGCGATCGCCAAATTATCTTGCAGGTTAAGGGGCAGGAAATTGAGTTTGCCAATTTGAGCGAATTTGATATCCAACAATTTGAGCAGGCTTGGGAGCATCGATCTCAAGCACTGCAACAAAGTATTGACTCACAAGCCAAAATTGTATGA
- a CDS encoding plasmid mobilization protein yields MTLSVRFTVRMTENEKVVLEAKAKKLNVKSSKFVRYAVFKFQPLSPLAPMTSVDWDTYHLLGQMKFELNKIGTNINQLTHDANLSVMMGSPMQSQLDEFQKLSGCLNQLVSLMSDVRSQITSTAGLTPQAE; encoded by the coding sequence ATGACTTTATCCGTTAGATTCACGGTACGCATGACTGAAAATGAGAAAGTTGTATTGGAGGCAAAAGCCAAGAAACTGAATGTTAAATCGAGTAAATTTGTCCGCTATGCAGTTTTTAAGTTTCAGCCACTATCACCACTAGCTCCAATGACTAGCGTTGATTGGGACACATATCACCTGCTAGGACAAATGAAATTTGAGTTGAATAAAATTGGTACCAACATTAACCAGTTGACACACGATGCTAATTTAAGTGTGATGATGGGTAGCCCTATGCAGTCGCAACTTGATGAATTTCAAAAGTTATCTGGTTGTCTCAATCAACTTGTTTCATTAATGTCCGATGTTCGCTCTCAAATTACTTCGACCGCAGGTTTAACTCCACAGGCGGAGTAG